The nucleotide sequence TCCGCAAGCCGGTGTTGGTGGTGTTgatgtcgtcgtcgtcgccgcagcACCGTGACAATGTCGATATCGTCGTCATCGTTGCCACTGCAGCCCTGTGTCGATGTCTCATGCCCATGTGTTCCCTACTAGGAACTCACAAATCCTGGAATTAAACAATAAACCAAGACCACTACTAGGAACTCACAATGACCTGGAGCATTAGTACAGTATAACAGCAGAAACAAAAGCATATAGTAGCATCATAGTATATATGAATTATAAGCAGTACCAAACAGACCAATCCTAGAAATTGGGGAAAACCCAACTTAAGAAGGATACGGTGCTAGGCATGACCACAAGTGAAAGGAGATAAGAAATTCCAAGGCAGTACCAAATCTTATTATAGATTCCAAATCTAAGCTTTTGAGGCAAATTGTAACAAGCAAAGGTTGTGCACCAAGTAGAAGTAATTCCCAGGTCATTCGCAAGCAATCAAGAAGGCATCGGAAACAACAGACGTATTACCAACATTGTACCCTTTCCTGTCAGGTCATTTCCATTTAACTCTTGGTTGCAGATGTATTATTGTTGTAGTAATAGTAATCATCAGCAGTAACAAACACTTGGTGTGTCAACTAATAAGCATCAGAACCAACAATGATCTATCTAGCTACACAATTGTTCTAGTATTACGGTCTATTTGACTAGCAGAAAAACAGAGTTGTTCTAAAACAGAACATAGGGGAGTTTGTAGGTACCTGGGTTTGGCCATGGACGCAAAATCAGGACAACTCAGAAATCTGTCAACTGGACATTTCTATGATGAACAATCCTTCAGACTCACATGATGGAAAAAATGCAACTTCCATTGGGCTATAGGAACACTACAAATAGGACGGAATGTGTTAGGTATTGAACACGTGAATGGATTTTTGTATGAGACTACCCAGACCAAATTGTATGGCTTTTAATATTCTGTAGCACAAATAAACTACAACTTTGTAGCTTTCAAGCTGCCCAATAATACATGGTACTTTTGAGATCAAGAGACGGTAGCAAAAATCATTGCAATGCAATTTACCATTGAGATAAGTAAATGCTGCGACTTATTCATTACATAGATGCAAATAATAAGGCCAACTTGGAGTTTGGGAATGGTGCATTGAATTACAAAAGAATTTGCAGAATGCTTTGATGTCACAATAAAGCAGGGGAACATGTGAAATATAATCGAGAAAGTAGAAAAAGGAATATTACCTGACATAACTTTTCATTAATTCCCGTCAGTTCACCCACCAGAATAGCTTGAGAAATACACTCTCAAACCCCAAGATGCAAATTACTACTTCCCCGTTGTCCTCTTCATTCCAGAACAACTCATTAATAAGTGGGAACAATAGcagcaaacaaaaaaaatagtCATTCATGCGGAGTAATATACATACAACCACATGCTATTGACACCTCTCAGACTTTTTTACCTTATTAAATATTATTTAGCTGCTACAAATTTCCCTATCACCTCTCTGTACATCTGTTCATTCGTACTTAGTAAGCACCcaacaaaaaaatcatattttaacTTGTGTATGGCAAGTCAGAGTTGAGAAGCTTGATATGGAagcatgagatgttccaaggagaGGAGCGTACATATACATATGcaggggggagaggaggaaggacgCATTAGAAGTAGGGATGGCAGGCAATGGATGTAGTGGCACGCGCCATGGAATAATTAATCCAGTCACAACAACCTAAAAGTGGAATTCTAGTTGGATAAACATCAAACGACTCAAAGTTATGATGCTAGCATGTAACTCCTATGATTGACATGTAGGCTCAACTGGGCAAAAATAAAATCATATAGTTGCAGATCTAAATAAGTAAGAAGCAATTAACAATATCTGCTTGATCTAAATATCTCGTGTGAACAGCCAAACTGCAGAAAAGCACAGCTGAACTGCAGAAAAGCACACCAAATCAACCGCCAATGGTGTGCTCCAGTGAAAGTGAATTTGCCCGTGCGCCCCCGGGATGGCATCTTCCTCTTGTGAGATTTCAAGTTTTCAACTAATCATGATAAATTCCTGGCACTTGCCTGAAACGCCAAGGGCATTAACCCGAAACTTAACTCAACTATGGTCTCTCCTACAGCTGGGAAAATATATGGTGCTAGCTCTGACTGAAAACTGACATGTGCATGACCATGACTATGCTGCACAAACAACTGAAATAAAATGTCTAAGAACAAACATATCTTCTCTGCTCCAACCAACTTTTGTCTAGAGCTCAAGACAATCATGCAGGAAATCCACACAGCTAAATTACACAAAATAGAACACCTTCATCAGATTGAGAAATTATGGTCAATTACCTCTCTTGGTCATGTTGTCTCGGACAGATGCCAAGCTCGGCGTTGCCCTCCTGCTCCAGCTGCTCGTCCCGCCACAGGCGCCTGACCGCCTCAGCCTCTcatgccgcccgcgcccctgcagATCCTCCATCAGCACGGCCTGCGGCATCACCGCCTCGTACACCGCCTCCTCCGTCTCCGTCCGCGCCGCCACTAGGCTCGCCCTCGGGGTCGCCGCCACGCCCCGCCTCCACGCCATGGCGGGGAGCAGCCCGGGCTGGCCGCCACGATGGGCCTGGTCGGCCGAGTGGTGGAGGAAGGCTGCGCGCCCGTACGGCCTGTAGGATGCCGCCATGGATCGGAGAGAGGGATATATGGGGACGACAGCAATCGAAGAAGAATGGGGAGGGGATCCCGGCGGAAGAGGAGAGGAGAGTAGGTGGAAGGGAGGCCGACGTAGGAGAGGAGACAAGGTAGATCGAAGGGAATCTGGATCGCGGGGGTGGGTGGGGCGTGGGAGTGGACTGGGACGGTTGGTGGGCTGTGGGAATGGATCGGGGGTGTGGTCCAGCATGGGATTGGGGTAGCGGTAGCGCAGGGTATATGACAGGCGCTATAACTATccatttagtagtagcgtgggtatcctcaaaaaaaaaaaagtagtagcgtgggtctaaAATCCACGCTGTTACTATAGTCACACGGTCGAAAATATTTACTAATAGCGTGTTATTTTTAGCCACGCGCTACtagtaaatagcagtagcgtgAGTCAATATAGCGCGCTACTGGTAATCAGTTGTCTataagctttttcctagtagtgtaagcaCCAGCACCGAAttggccaaccactcaggatgaaaaacttcaaagatgaacccagccaccaagagccgggccacttcttcaccaatggctttacgcctctcctcattgaagcgacgaagaaattgcttgaccggcttaaacttcagatcaatattaagagtatgcttagcgagttctctcggtacacccggcatgtcacaaggtttccacgcaaagatgtcccggttctcatggatgaactcgatgagcgcgctttcctatttaggatccaggttagcactgatactgaactgcttggatgaatggccaggaacaaagtcaactagcttagtgtcatcggccgacttaaacttcaacaccggatcatgctctgtggttggctttttcaatgATGTCATATCGGCCAGATCAACATTTtgtttatagaacttcaactcctctgttaagaagacagattcagcataagcaggGTCACcatcttcacactccaaagctattttctGACTTCCATGCACTGTGAAGGTCCCATTGTAACCTGGCATCTTAAGATGCAGATAAACATAgcaaggtcgtgccatgaacttggcataagccggccatgCAAGCAGAGGGTGGTACGGGCTTCTAATTTttccacttcaaaggttaacttctcggcctggaatcatactcatccccaaaggctacttcctcCTCAATCTTGCCTACAGGGTGCACTAACTTTCccggcaccactccatggaaaactgTATTGGACGACTTAAGATTTTCGTCAGTCAACCCCATGCAAtagaaagtatcatagtaaaggatattaatgctactacccacatccatgagtaccttagtgaatttgtatccaccaacttgaggcgccaccaccaaagccaagtgacccggattatcaacccggggtgggtgatcctctcgactccacataatgggttgctcagacaatcacaagtaatggggaactgccggctcaacggtgTTCACAACCCTCTTGtggagcttctggtcccgcttgaataaacttgtggtgaagacgtggtactgcccgtTATTCAACTGCTTCTGATGACTTTGATATCCAGACTGATATTGCTGCTGATACCCTTGACCAGATTATTGATTGTATCCACCCTAATTACTTTGcttgtaaccaccctgattaccttgatggtGTTCGTGACCCTGGAAGccagaattagaaccgccacctccatAAACCGGGCCATGAGAACCGCCCCCACCAGAACCTGAGCTGCCACCCGACCCATGATTGTtctgaaaaaaatcagaattttttaacTCCCTCATAATttgacaatctttccaaaggtgggTGGATGGCCTTTCCTTCgtgccatgctttgggcagggctgattcaacaaatgcCCAAGATTGACACCCCCAGCCCAAGGAGGTGGCTCCCCTTACgatgctgaccattattctgcatgctggtgttggccacaaaatgtgaattaccatcagccttgcgcttaccgttgccccctcaactcaccgggttatgctgatgacccttggtgttgccactcttctttccctttcccggcttatcatcatcagactcggggtccttggtactatcagagtcggcatatttaactaaagccgccatcaactgccccatatcattgcaatcgcacttgagccgccctagcttctgcttGAGAGGCAAAAaaggcaattcttctccaacattaaaactgctgagccggcattgatgttatccgatgagtgcaggatagccttgacccggcgcacccactGGGTCCTTCGCTCGCCCGCTCCTTGGGCGCAAGCATCCAAATcacaatcgacatgggttgtttgcacgtatatttgaagttctgaataaaccggatATTTAGCTcatcccatgacccgatggaattagcagGAGCCCTTTTAACCAAGTTCGGGCTatcccatctagcatcatggtaaagtatttggcacacgc is from Triticum aestivum cultivar Chinese Spring chromosome 1B, IWGSC CS RefSeq v2.1, whole genome shotgun sequence and encodes:
- the LOC123140116 gene encoding uncharacterized protein, coding for MAASYRPYGRAAFLHHSADQAHRGGQPGLLPAMAWRRGVAATPRASLVAARTETEEAVYEAVMPQAVLMEDLQGRGRHERLRRSGACGGTSSWSRRATPSLASVRDNMTKREDNGEVVICILGFESVFLKLFWWVN